One part of the Lathamus discolor isolate bLatDis1 chromosome 23, bLatDis1.hap1, whole genome shotgun sequence genome encodes these proteins:
- the PDE1B gene encoding LOW QUALITY PROTEIN: dual specificity calcium/calmodulin-dependent 3',5'-cyclic nucleotide phosphodiesterase 1B (The sequence of the model RefSeq protein was modified relative to this genomic sequence to represent the inferred CDS: deleted 1 base in 1 codon): protein MEPPRSLPELEPERGAPEPAGGGSPLEEKSVPSKRIWVKLRALLRFLVKQLDSGEVNVEELKRNLEYAASLLEAVYIDETRQMLDTEDELREMGSDAAVPSEVRDWLAATFTQQARAKGRRPEEKPKFRSIVHAVQAGIFVERMLRRLYTAVGPTYSSSVLNCLKSLDVWCFDVFTLNQMTEEHSLRTIVFELLTRHNLNSRFKIPAVFLTTLLDALETGYGKYRNPYHNQVHAADVTQTVHCFLVRTGMLHYLTELEVLAIIFAAAIHDYEHTGTTNSFHIQTKSDCAILYNDRSVLENHHISAAFRLMQDEEMNIFVNLTKDEFAELRALVIEMVLATDMSCHFQQVKSMKTALQQLERIDKSKVLSLLLHAADISHPTKQWSVHSRWTKALMEEFFRQGDKEAELGLPFSPLCDRTSTLVAQSQIGFIDFIVEPTFSVLTDVAERMVLPAAEEGTKGNGNAAGNQQGSSQWRQPGLDEHVDVGDIKANLATFRSTWLKYLQENKQKWKERAASGITDQSSIDELSPSEEQPGPGQHRHNGDVE from the exons GCTGCGCTTCCTGGTGAAGCAGCTGGACTCGGGCGAGGTGAACGTGGAGGAGCTCAAGCGGAACCTGGAGTACGCGGCCTCCCTGCTCGAGGCCGTTTACATCGACGAGACCCG GCAGATGCTGGACACGGAGGATGAGCTGCGGGAGATGGGGTCGGATGCGGCCGTGCCCTCCGAGGTGCGGGACTGGCTGGCGGCCACCTTCACGCAGCAGGCGCGGGCCAAGGGGCGCCGGCCCGAGGAGAAGCCCAAGTTCCGCAGCATCGTGCACGCGGTGCAGGCCGGCATCTTCGTGgagag GATGCTTCGCCGGTTGTACACAGCCGTGGGGCCCACTTACTCCAGCTCCGTCCTCAACTGCCTGAAG AGCCTCGACGTGTGGTGCTTCGACGTCTTCACGCTGAACCAGATGACAGAGGAGCACTCCCTGAGGACCATCGTCTTCGAGCTCCTCACCCGACACAACCTCAACAGCCGCTTCAAG ATCCCGGCCGTCTTCCTGACCACGCTGCTGGATGCGCTGGAAACGGGCTATGGGAAGTACCGGAATCCCTACCACAACCAGGTCCACGCTGCCGATGTCACCCAGACCGTCCACTGCTTCCTGGTCCGCACGGGCATGTTG cactaCCTGACGGAGCTCGAGGTCCTGGCCATCATCTTCGCGGCCGCCATCCACGACTACGAGCACACGGGCACCACCAACAGCTTCCACATCCAGACCAA GTCGGACTGCGCCATCCTGTACAACGACCGCTCGGTGCTGGAGAACCACCACATCAGCGCCGCGTTCCGGCTCATGCAGGACGAGGAGATGAACATCTTCGTCAACCTCACCAAGGACGAGTTCGC GGAGCTGCGGGCGCTGGTGATCGAGATGGTGCTGGCCACAGACATGTCCTGCCACTTCCAGCAGGTCAAGAGCATGAAGACGgcgctgcagcagctggagag GATCGACAAGTCCAAGGTGCTGTCGCTGCTGCTGCACGCGGCCGACATCAGCCACCCCACCAAGCAGTGGTCGGTGCACAGCCGCTGGACCAAGGCCCTGATGGAGGAGTTCTTCCGGCAG GGCGACAAAGAGGCCGAGCTGGGGCTCCCCTTCTCGCCGCTCTGCGACCGCACCTCCACGCTGGTGGCCCAGTCCCAGATCG GGTTCATCGACTTCATCGTGGAGCCGACCTTCTCCGTGCTGACCGACGTGGCCGAGAGGATGGTGCTGCCCGCGGCCGAGGAGGGCACCAAGGGCAACGGCAACGCCGCGGGCAACCAGCAGGGCAG CTCGCAGTGGCGGCAGCCGGGCCTGGATGAACACGTGGACGTGGGCGACATCAAGGCCAACCTGGCCACGTTCCGCTCCACCTGGCTCAAGTACCTGCAGGAGAACAAGCAGAAGTGGAAGGAGCGGGCGGCGAGCG GCATCACGGACCAGTCATCCATT GACGAGCTCTCACCCAGCGAGGAGCAGCCGGGGCCTGGCCAGCACCGGCACAACGGGGACGTGGAATAA
- the PPP1R1A gene encoding protein phosphatase 1 regulatory subunit 1A isoform X2, with protein MCPSPYPRICPCVHPCVPGCIPVSLGPSLCPCARPCIPGSVHVSFLLSLCVSFRPGIYVHVSNPVCIRVSVSVSLCASPCHCVHPHAPASILVSIPVSLRPSLYPSLCPSLCPSPCPCVCPFVPLSIPVPISVSIPVSIPVSIPVSLCPFLCPLVHPCVHPCIPPCVRPRVPVSIPMSLYPSPCPCVCPCVPVPIPVPIPVSIPVSPCPSLYPSLRPSPCPCVRPCVPVSIPVPIPVSIPVPIPVSIPVPSPVSLPVSVPVPIPVPPLPPHRPLPVPIPCVPASVPAPVPPPVRAPGPGAGAGPGPGRGRGRDPPEPPEPPEPPPPPPPAMEPNSPRKIQFTVPLLEPHLDPEAAEQIRRRRPTPANLVLSSDQSSPEIDEDRLPNPLLKSGLAMSPRQRKKLSRSTPTMKGARGGRGGGGGGRSPPLPGGGRQHQHQAPRGSRYRDPRGCAAEPGQGGHPQSTKGRHRERCCRRPVGPPPELPPTLFYESLF; from the exons ATGTGTCCGTCCCCGTATCCCAGGATCTGTCCATGTGtccatccctgtgtccctggaTGCATCCCTGTGTCCCTGGGTCCATCCCTGTGTCCATGTGCCCGCCCCTGTATCCCGGGATCTGTCCATGTGTCCTTCCTTTTGTCCCTGTGTGTTTCCTTTCGTCCTGGGATCTATGTCCATGTGTCCAACCCCGTGTGCATCCGTGTGTCCGTCTCCGTGTCCCTGTGTGCATCCCCATGTCACTGTGTGCATCCCCATGCCCCTGCGTCCATCCTTGTGtccatccctgtgtccctgcGCCCATCCCTGTatccatccctgtgtccatccctgtgtccatccccatgtccctgtgtCTGTCCTTTTGTCCCTCTGTCCATCCCGGTGCCCATCTCTGTATCCATCCCGGTatccatccctgtgtccatccCCGTGTCCCTGTGTCCGTTCTTGTGTCCCCTTGTCCATCCCTGCGTCCATCCCTGTATCCCTCCCTGTGTCCGTCCCCGTGTCCCTGTAtccatccccatgtccctgtatccatccccatgtccctgtgtCTGTCCTTGTGTCCCTGTGCCCATCCCCGTGCCCATCCCTGTATCCATCCCCGTGTCCCCGTGCCCATCCCTGTATCCGTCCCTGCGTCCATCCCcgtgtccctgtgtccgtcCTTGTGTCCCCGTGTCCATCCCTGTGCccatccctgtgtccatccCTGTGCccatccctgtgtccatccCTGTGCCCAGCCCCGTATCCCTCCCTGTGTCCGTCCCCGTGCCCATCCCTGTGCCCCCTCTCCCACCCCACCGCCCGCTCCCGGTGCCCATCCCCTGTGTCCCCGCCTCTGTCCCCGCCCCGGTCCCACCGCCCGTCCGTGCACCGGGACcaggggccggggcggggccggggccggggcggggccggggccgggacCCACCGGAGCCACCGGAGCCaccggagccgccgccgccgccgccgcccgcgaTGGAGCCCAACAGCCCCCGGAAGATCCAGTTCACGGTGCCGCTGCTGGAGCCGCACCTGGACCCGGAGGCGGCCGAGCAG ATCCGAAGGCGCCGACCGACCCCGGCCAACCTGGTGCTGAGCAGTGACCAATCGTCCCCAG AGATCGATGAGGACCGGCTGCCCAACCCCCTGCTCAAG TCAGGCCTGGCCATGTCCCCCCGGCAGAGGAAGAAGCTCTCCCGCAGCACCCCCACCATGAAAG GAgccaggggaggaagaggaggaggaggaggaggaaggagcccCCCATTGCCGGGGGGGGGacggcagcaccagcaccaagCACCGAGGGGGTCCCGGTACCG ggaCCCCCGGGGATGCGCGGCAGAGCCAGGCCAAGGAGGGCACCCACAGAGCACCAAAGGAAGGCACCGGGAAAGGTGCTGCAGGAGGCCAGTAGG cccccccccggagctGCCACCAACCCTTTTCTATGAGAGCCTTTTCTAG
- the PPP1R1A gene encoding protein phosphatase 1 regulatory subunit 1A isoform X4 encodes MCPSPYPRICPCVHPCVPGCIPVSLGPSLCPCARPCIPGSVHVSFLLSLCVSFRPGIYVHVSNPVCIRVSVSVSLCASPCHCVHPHAPASILVSIPVSLRPSLYPSLCPSLCPSPCPCVCPFVPLSIPVPISVSIPVSIPVSIPVSLCPFLCPLVHPCVHPCIPPCVRPRVPVSIPMSLYPSPCPCVCPCVPVPIPVPIPVSIPVSPCPSLYPSLRPSPCPCVRPCVPVSIPVPIPVSIPVPIPVSIPVPSPVSLPVSVPVPIPVPPLPPHRPLPVPIPCVPASVPAPVPPPVRAPGPGAGAGPGPGRGRGRDPPEPPEPPEPPPPPPPAMEPNSPRKIQFTVPLLEPHLDPEAAEQIRRRRPTPANLVLSSDQSSPEIDEDRLPNPLLKSGLAMSPRQRKKLSRSTPTMKVPPPARQSCR; translated from the exons ATGTGTCCGTCCCCGTATCCCAGGATCTGTCCATGTGtccatccctgtgtccctggaTGCATCCCTGTGTCCCTGGGTCCATCCCTGTGTCCATGTGCCCGCCCCTGTATCCCGGGATCTGTCCATGTGTCCTTCCTTTTGTCCCTGTGTGTTTCCTTTCGTCCTGGGATCTATGTCCATGTGTCCAACCCCGTGTGCATCCGTGTGTCCGTCTCCGTGTCCCTGTGTGCATCCCCATGTCACTGTGTGCATCCCCATGCCCCTGCGTCCATCCTTGTGtccatccctgtgtccctgcGCCCATCCCTGTatccatccctgtgtccatccctgtgtccatccccatgtccctgtgtCTGTCCTTTTGTCCCTCTGTCCATCCCGGTGCCCATCTCTGTATCCATCCCGGTatccatccctgtgtccatccCCGTGTCCCTGTGTCCGTTCTTGTGTCCCCTTGTCCATCCCTGCGTCCATCCCTGTATCCCTCCCTGTGTCCGTCCCCGTGTCCCTGTAtccatccccatgtccctgtatccatccccatgtccctgtgtCTGTCCTTGTGTCCCTGTGCCCATCCCCGTGCCCATCCCTGTATCCATCCCCGTGTCCCCGTGCCCATCCCTGTATCCGTCCCTGCGTCCATCCCcgtgtccctgtgtccgtcCTTGTGTCCCCGTGTCCATCCCTGTGCccatccctgtgtccatccCTGTGCccatccctgtgtccatccCTGTGCCCAGCCCCGTATCCCTCCCTGTGTCCGTCCCCGTGCCCATCCCTGTGCCCCCTCTCCCACCCCACCGCCCGCTCCCGGTGCCCATCCCCTGTGTCCCCGCCTCTGTCCCCGCCCCGGTCCCACCGCCCGTCCGTGCACCGGGACcaggggccggggcggggccggggccggggcggggccggggccgggacCCACCGGAGCCACCGGAGCCaccggagccgccgccgccgccgccgcccgcgaTGGAGCCCAACAGCCCCCGGAAGATCCAGTTCACGGTGCCGCTGCTGGAGCCGCACCTGGACCCGGAGGCGGCCGAGCAG ATCCGAAGGCGCCGACCGACCCCGGCCAACCTGGTGCTGAGCAGTGACCAATCGTCCCCAG AGATCGATGAGGACCGGCTGCCCAACCCCCTGCTCAAG TCAGGCCTGGCCATGTCCCCCCGGCAGAGGAAGAAGCTCTCCCGCAGCACCCCCACCATGAAAG TGCCCCCCCCTGCCCGGCAGAGCTGCAGATGA
- the PPP1R1A gene encoding protein phosphatase 1 regulatory subunit 1A isoform X5: protein MCPSPYPRICPCVHPCVPGCIPVSLGPSLCPCARPCIPGSVHVSFLLSLCVSFRPGIYVHVSNPVCIRVSVSVSLCASPCHCVHPHAPASILVSIPVSLRPSLYPSLCPSLCPSPCPCVCPFVPLSIPVPISVSIPVSIPVSIPVSLCPFLCPLVHPCVHPCIPPCVRPRVPVSIPMSLYPSPCPCVCPCVPVPIPVPIPVSIPVSPCPSLYPSLRPSPCPCVRPCVPVSIPVPIPVSIPVPIPVSIPVPSPVSLPVSVPVPIPVPPLPPHRPLPVPIPCVPASVPAPVPPPVRAPGPGAGAGPGPGRGRGRDPPEPPEPPEPPPPPPPAMEPNSPRKIQFTVPLLEPHLDPEAAEQIRRRRPTPANLVLSSDQSSPEIDEDRLPNPLLKAWPCPPGRGRSSPAAPPP from the exons ATGTGTCCGTCCCCGTATCCCAGGATCTGTCCATGTGtccatccctgtgtccctggaTGCATCCCTGTGTCCCTGGGTCCATCCCTGTGTCCATGTGCCCGCCCCTGTATCCCGGGATCTGTCCATGTGTCCTTCCTTTTGTCCCTGTGTGTTTCCTTTCGTCCTGGGATCTATGTCCATGTGTCCAACCCCGTGTGCATCCGTGTGTCCGTCTCCGTGTCCCTGTGTGCATCCCCATGTCACTGTGTGCATCCCCATGCCCCTGCGTCCATCCTTGTGtccatccctgtgtccctgcGCCCATCCCTGTatccatccctgtgtccatccctgtgtccatccccatgtccctgtgtCTGTCCTTTTGTCCCTCTGTCCATCCCGGTGCCCATCTCTGTATCCATCCCGGTatccatccctgtgtccatccCCGTGTCCCTGTGTCCGTTCTTGTGTCCCCTTGTCCATCCCTGCGTCCATCCCTGTATCCCTCCCTGTGTCCGTCCCCGTGTCCCTGTAtccatccccatgtccctgtatccatccccatgtccctgtgtCTGTCCTTGTGTCCCTGTGCCCATCCCCGTGCCCATCCCTGTATCCATCCCCGTGTCCCCGTGCCCATCCCTGTATCCGTCCCTGCGTCCATCCCcgtgtccctgtgtccgtcCTTGTGTCCCCGTGTCCATCCCTGTGCccatccctgtgtccatccCTGTGCccatccctgtgtccatccCTGTGCCCAGCCCCGTATCCCTCCCTGTGTCCGTCCCCGTGCCCATCCCTGTGCCCCCTCTCCCACCCCACCGCCCGCTCCCGGTGCCCATCCCCTGTGTCCCCGCCTCTGTCCCCGCCCCGGTCCCACCGCCCGTCCGTGCACCGGGACcaggggccggggcggggccggggccggggcggggccggggccgggacCCACCGGAGCCACCGGAGCCaccggagccgccgccgccgccgccgcccgcgaTGGAGCCCAACAGCCCCCGGAAGATCCAGTTCACGGTGCCGCTGCTGGAGCCGCACCTGGACCCGGAGGCGGCCGAGCAG ATCCGAAGGCGCCGACCGACCCCGGCCAACCTGGTGCTGAGCAGTGACCAATCGTCCCCAG AGATCGATGAGGACCGGCTGCCCAACCCCCTGCTCAAG GCCTGGCCATGTCCCCCCGGCAGAGGAAGAAGCTCTCCCGCAGCACCCCCACCATGA
- the PPP1R1A gene encoding protein phosphatase 1 regulatory subunit 1A isoform X1, with protein MCPSPYPRICPCVHPCVPGCIPVSLGPSLCPCARPCIPGSVHVSFLLSLCVSFRPGIYVHVSNPVCIRVSVSVSLCASPCHCVHPHAPASILVSIPVSLRPSLYPSLCPSLCPSPCPCVCPFVPLSIPVPISVSIPVSIPVSIPVSLCPFLCPLVHPCVHPCIPPCVRPRVPVSIPMSLYPSPCPCVCPCVPVPIPVPIPVSIPVSPCPSLYPSLRPSPCPCVRPCVPVSIPVPIPVSIPVPIPVSIPVPSPVSLPVSVPVPIPVPPLPPHRPLPVPIPCVPASVPAPVPPPVRAPGPGAGAGPGPGRGRGRDPPEPPEPPEPPPPPPPAMEPNSPRKIQFTVPLLEPHLDPEAAEQIRRRRPTPANLVLSSDQSSPEIDEDRLPNPLLKSGLAMSPRQRKKLSRSTPTMKGARGGRGGGGGGRSPPLPGGGRQHQHQAPRGSRYRDPRGCAAEPGQGGHPQSTKGRHRERCCRRPVGPPPRSCHQPFSMRAFSRRQRPLWGSPRAGPPGGGCGDKGQPGCPPPIPCLPPPPPNSIPMGDTEQHPPHCTPFPWGGGAQGAAPPPIPHV; from the exons ATGTGTCCGTCCCCGTATCCCAGGATCTGTCCATGTGtccatccctgtgtccctggaTGCATCCCTGTGTCCCTGGGTCCATCCCTGTGTCCATGTGCCCGCCCCTGTATCCCGGGATCTGTCCATGTGTCCTTCCTTTTGTCCCTGTGTGTTTCCTTTCGTCCTGGGATCTATGTCCATGTGTCCAACCCCGTGTGCATCCGTGTGTCCGTCTCCGTGTCCCTGTGTGCATCCCCATGTCACTGTGTGCATCCCCATGCCCCTGCGTCCATCCTTGTGtccatccctgtgtccctgcGCCCATCCCTGTatccatccctgtgtccatccctgtgtccatccccatgtccctgtgtCTGTCCTTTTGTCCCTCTGTCCATCCCGGTGCCCATCTCTGTATCCATCCCGGTatccatccctgtgtccatccCCGTGTCCCTGTGTCCGTTCTTGTGTCCCCTTGTCCATCCCTGCGTCCATCCCTGTATCCCTCCCTGTGTCCGTCCCCGTGTCCCTGTAtccatccccatgtccctgtatccatccccatgtccctgtgtCTGTCCTTGTGTCCCTGTGCCCATCCCCGTGCCCATCCCTGTATCCATCCCCGTGTCCCCGTGCCCATCCCTGTATCCGTCCCTGCGTCCATCCCcgtgtccctgtgtccgtcCTTGTGTCCCCGTGTCCATCCCTGTGCccatccctgtgtccatccCTGTGCccatccctgtgtccatccCTGTGCCCAGCCCCGTATCCCTCCCTGTGTCCGTCCCCGTGCCCATCCCTGTGCCCCCTCTCCCACCCCACCGCCCGCTCCCGGTGCCCATCCCCTGTGTCCCCGCCTCTGTCCCCGCCCCGGTCCCACCGCCCGTCCGTGCACCGGGACcaggggccggggcggggccggggccggggcggggccggggccgggacCCACCGGAGCCACCGGAGCCaccggagccgccgccgccgccgccgcccgcgaTGGAGCCCAACAGCCCCCGGAAGATCCAGTTCACGGTGCCGCTGCTGGAGCCGCACCTGGACCCGGAGGCGGCCGAGCAG ATCCGAAGGCGCCGACCGACCCCGGCCAACCTGGTGCTGAGCAGTGACCAATCGTCCCCAG AGATCGATGAGGACCGGCTGCCCAACCCCCTGCTCAAG TCAGGCCTGGCCATGTCCCCCCGGCAGAGGAAGAAGCTCTCCCGCAGCACCCCCACCATGAAAG GAgccaggggaggaagaggaggaggaggaggaggaaggagcccCCCATTGCCGGGGGGGGGacggcagcaccagcaccaagCACCGAGGGGGTCCCGGTACCG ggaCCCCCGGGGATGCGCGGCAGAGCCAGGCCAAGGAGGGCACCCACAGAGCACCAAAGGAAGGCACCGGGAAAGGTGCTGCAGGAGGCCAGTAG gcccccccccccggagctGCCACCAACCCTTTTCTATGAGAGCCTTTTCTAGACGCCAGCGGCCGCTGTGGGGCTCCCCCAGGGCAGGTCCCCCcggggggggctgtggggacaAGGGGCAGCCgggctgccccccccccatcccctgcctccccccccccccccccaactccaTCCCTATGGGTGACACCGAGCAGCACCCCCCCCACTGCACCCCCTtcccctggggggggggggcacagggagctgcccccccccccatcccacacGTGTGA
- the PPP1R1A gene encoding protein phosphatase 1 regulatory subunit 1A isoform X3, with protein MCPSPYPRICPCVHPCVPGCIPVSLGPSLCPCARPCIPGSVHVSFLLSLCVSFRPGIYVHVSNPVCIRVSVSVSLCASPCHCVHPHAPASILVSIPVSLRPSLYPSLCPSLCPSPCPCVCPFVPLSIPVPISVSIPVSIPVSIPVSLCPFLCPLVHPCVHPCIPPCVRPRVPVSIPMSLYPSPCPCVCPCVPVPIPVPIPVSIPVSPCPSLYPSLRPSPCPCVRPCVPVSIPVPIPVSIPVPIPVSIPVPSPVSLPVSVPVPIPVPPLPPHRPLPVPIPCVPASVPAPVPPPVRAPGPGAGAGPGPGRGRGRDPPEPPEPPEPPPPPPPAMEPNSPRKIQFTVPLLEPHLDPEAAEQIRRRRPTPANLVLSSDQSSPEIDEDRLPNPLLKSGLAMSPRQRKKLSRSTPTMKELQMMVEHHLCKQEPGEEEEEEEEEGAPHCRGGDGSTSTKHRGGPGTGTPGDARQSQAKEGTHRAPKEGTGKGAAGGQ; from the exons ATGTGTCCGTCCCCGTATCCCAGGATCTGTCCATGTGtccatccctgtgtccctggaTGCATCCCTGTGTCCCTGGGTCCATCCCTGTGTCCATGTGCCCGCCCCTGTATCCCGGGATCTGTCCATGTGTCCTTCCTTTTGTCCCTGTGTGTTTCCTTTCGTCCTGGGATCTATGTCCATGTGTCCAACCCCGTGTGCATCCGTGTGTCCGTCTCCGTGTCCCTGTGTGCATCCCCATGTCACTGTGTGCATCCCCATGCCCCTGCGTCCATCCTTGTGtccatccctgtgtccctgcGCCCATCCCTGTatccatccctgtgtccatccctgtgtccatccccatgtccctgtgtCTGTCCTTTTGTCCCTCTGTCCATCCCGGTGCCCATCTCTGTATCCATCCCGGTatccatccctgtgtccatccCCGTGTCCCTGTGTCCGTTCTTGTGTCCCCTTGTCCATCCCTGCGTCCATCCCTGTATCCCTCCCTGTGTCCGTCCCCGTGTCCCTGTAtccatccccatgtccctgtatccatccccatgtccctgtgtCTGTCCTTGTGTCCCTGTGCCCATCCCCGTGCCCATCCCTGTATCCATCCCCGTGTCCCCGTGCCCATCCCTGTATCCGTCCCTGCGTCCATCCCcgtgtccctgtgtccgtcCTTGTGTCCCCGTGTCCATCCCTGTGCccatccctgtgtccatccCTGTGCccatccctgtgtccatccCTGTGCCCAGCCCCGTATCCCTCCCTGTGTCCGTCCCCGTGCCCATCCCTGTGCCCCCTCTCCCACCCCACCGCCCGCTCCCGGTGCCCATCCCCTGTGTCCCCGCCTCTGTCCCCGCCCCGGTCCCACCGCCCGTCCGTGCACCGGGACcaggggccggggcggggccggggccggggcggggccggggccgggacCCACCGGAGCCACCGGAGCCaccggagccgccgccgccgccgccgcccgcgaTGGAGCCCAACAGCCCCCGGAAGATCCAGTTCACGGTGCCGCTGCTGGAGCCGCACCTGGACCCGGAGGCGGCCGAGCAG ATCCGAAGGCGCCGACCGACCCCGGCCAACCTGGTGCTGAGCAGTGACCAATCGTCCCCAG AGATCGATGAGGACCGGCTGCCCAACCCCCTGCTCAAG TCAGGCCTGGCCATGTCCCCCCGGCAGAGGAAGAAGCTCTCCCGCAGCACCCCCACCATGAAAG AGCTGCAGATGATGGTGGAGCATCACCTCTGCAAGCAGGAgccaggggaggaagaggaggaggaggaggaggaaggagcccCCCATTGCCGGGGGGGGGacggcagcaccagcaccaagCACCGAGGGGGTCCCGGTACCG ggaCCCCCGGGGATGCGCGGCAGAGCCAGGCCAAGGAGGGCACCCACAGAGCACCAAAGGAAGGCACCGGGAAAGGTGCTGCAGGAGGCCAGTAG